Within Helicobacteraceae bacterium, the genomic segment GCGCGAAGCCTTTCGCCAACTCGATCCACTTTGGCGCGATCTCGTAGCCCTTTGGCGCGGCGACTCTAAGCTCGAAGCCCATTTTGGAGGCGAGCATAAGGTAACTATTCGCCATATTGTTGCCGTCGCCAATCCACGCGACAATCGCGCGTTCGTCGTAGCCAAGCTCCTGCATAGTCATATAATCCGCCATCAACTGCGCGGGGTGAAAATCGTCGCTAAGCCCGTTGATAACGGGCGCGCTAGAATAGGCGGCAAACTCCTCTAAGCGGCTGTGCGCGAAGGTGCGGATCATCACCATATCCGCCAGTCTGCTTATCACGCGCGCCGTGTCTTTCATCGGTTCGCCGCGCCCTAGCTGAATGTCGCGCGAGGATAAAAAGATCGGCTGCATTCCAAGCTGCGCCGCGCCGATCTCAAAACTTACGCGCGTGCGCGTCGAGCTTTTTTCAAAGATCATCGCCAGAGTTTTGCCCGTAAGCGGCGCGCTCGCTTTGCCCGCCTTCAGATCGCGCTTAATATCGCGCGCCAAACTTAAAATCTCAAGCAACTCGCTCTTTTCGTAATCTTTCAGGCTTAAAAAGTGTCTCATCGCGCGCCCCTGTCCAACAACTCGCAAACCTCTTTGGCGTGATAGGTGATAATCATGTCCGCGCCCGCTCGTTTGAAGGCGATCATCGTCTCCATCAACGCGCGATCGTAATCGATCAATCCCGCGCTCGCCGCCGCTTTCAACATCGCATACTCGCCGCTTACGTTATAAACGGCGATCGGCAAGTTGGTTTGATCGCGCAACGTTCGCGTTATGTCGAGGTAGGCGAGCGCTGGCTTGATCATAAGCATATCCGCGCCTTGCGCCTCGTCCTCTAAACTTTCGGCGATCGCCTCGCGCGCGTTCGCGGGATTCATCTGATAGCCGCGCCGATCGCCAAAACTCGGCGTCGATTGCGCCGCCTCGCGAAAAGGTCCGTAGTAGGCGCTGGCGAATTTTGTCGAATAACTAAGAATGGGCAGATTTTCAAAGCCGTTTTCGTCTAACGCGGCGCGAATGGCGCCGACGGCGCCGTCCATCATACCGCTAGGCGCTATGCAGTCGCTTCCCGCTTTGGCGTGAACGAGCGCCTGTTTGGCGAGATTAAACAGCGTCGCGTCGTTATCCACTTGACCGCGCGAGTCAAGAACGCCGCAATGCCCGTGATCGGTATATTCGCAAAAGCAGAGATCGGTGAAAACCAACAGATCGTTCGCGGCTTGTTTGAGCGCGCGCGTCGCTTCCGCGATAACGCCTTGATCGCTTAACGCGTCGGAGCCAATTTCGTCTTTTTCGTCCGGAACGCCAAAAAGCATAATCGCTTTAATCCCCGCCTTTTGCGCCGCTTTTGCCTCTTTGACAAGCTCGTCGATCGAGAGCTGGAACACGCCCGGCATCGAGGCGATCTCGTTTCTTATGCCTCTGCCAAAGCGCGCGAAAAGCGGATAGATCAGATCGTCTTTGCTTACGACGGTCTCTTTTACCAGATCGCGCATAGCGGCGTTTAACCTGAGCCGCCTAAAACGTTTGAACATTTATGTTCCTTTGAAAAAAGCCGTAATTTTACCCTTTTTGTCGGTTAAAGCGCGTTTCGCTAGAGTGTTACGATCAAAAAATTGGAAAAGGAGACGTTATGCGTCAATATAAGGTTGTTATCTATCAAGAAGGCGCGTTAAGCTCGCTACTGTTAGGCGCGGCGAAAGTCGATCCCGTTAAATTCAGCGCGTTTCTCACAAAGAACGCGGCGGAAGGCTGGCGGGTGGTAACTATGGAAAAAGACCTGCGCCGCAT encodes:
- the hemB gene encoding porphobilinogen synthase, which translates into the protein MFKRFRRLRLNAAMRDLVKETVVSKDDLIYPLFARFGRGIRNEIASMPGVFQLSIDELVKEAKAAQKAGIKAIMLFGVPDEKDEIGSDALSDQGVIAEATRALKQAANDLLVFTDLCFCEYTDHGHCGVLDSRGQVDNDATLFNLAKQALVHAKAGSDCIAPSGMMDGAVGAIRAALDENGFENLPILSYSTKFASAYYGPFREAAQSTPSFGDRRGYQMNPANAREAIAESLEDEAQGADMLMIKPALAYLDITRTLRDQTNLPIAVYNVSGEYAMLKAAASAGLIDYDRALMETMIAFKRAGADMIITYHAKEVCELLDRGAR
- a CDS encoding DUF4177 domain-containing protein, encoding MRQYKVVIYQEGALSSLLLGAAKVDPVKFSAFLTKNAAEGWRVVTMEKDLRRMLLFWSREAYVVVMEKETA
- the argF gene encoding ornithine carbamoyltransferase, coding for MRHFLSLKDYEKSELLEILSLARDIKRDLKAGKASAPLTGKTLAMIFEKSSTRTRVSFEIGAAQLGMQPIFLSSRDIQLGRGEPMKDTARVISRLADMVMIRTFAHSRLEEFAAYSSAPVINGLSDDFHPAQLMADYMTMQELGYDERAIVAWIGDGNNMANSYLMLASKMGFELRVAAPKGYEIAPKWIELAKGFALTSGAKLRFCNDPKEAIRNANIVATDVWTSMGQEEESKKRLKDFAGFGVSEELFALADKKAALLHCLPAHRGEEVTDALFEAHADSIFLEAENRLHAQKGVMLWLSGARKTAERSRSRAF